From a single Nostoc edaphicum CCNP1411 genomic region:
- a CDS encoding sterol desaturase family protein, translating to MEWIDPVFGFLRYVLKAFLIYGLFILIERLRPVEPNQPFRDIVFNLKWYVVYTLFAFLLNVIGIGALVEITRHWLGGPYLTLPEPRNWIETFLGIVFYFLIVDFFYYWLHRFQHTSSFLWEQHKFHHSEVSLNVTSTRRVHWLEEPLILAFIVIPMSLLFHIEPIAVGLLAFIEIIWLQYIHLNLRLQLGIFTPIIVGPQHHRIHHSFQPEHIDKNFAVFFPIWDILFGSYHRARKGEFPATGLTTGENYNNLWDANILPFREWFGQRYLGSLKNKLVHKKLLR from the coding sequence ATGGAATGGATTGATCCCGTCTTCGGGTTTCTTAGATATGTGCTGAAGGCCTTTTTGATATATGGTCTTTTTATTTTGATTGAACGCTTGCGTCCAGTGGAGCCAAATCAGCCGTTTCGTGATATTGTTTTTAACTTAAAGTGGTACGTTGTCTATACTCTATTTGCATTTTTGCTCAATGTGATCGGGATTGGAGCATTAGTTGAAATAACTCGGCATTGGCTGGGCGGCCCTTATTTAACTTTACCAGAACCCAGGAATTGGATAGAAACATTCCTTGGTATAGTTTTTTATTTTCTAATTGTTGACTTCTTTTATTACTGGCTACATCGATTTCAACATACCAGTTCTTTTTTGTGGGAACAACATAAATTTCACCACAGCGAAGTTTCCTTAAATGTTACAAGTACTCGCCGGGTGCATTGGCTAGAAGAACCATTGATTCTCGCATTTATTGTAATTCCGATGAGTTTATTGTTTCATATTGAACCAATAGCTGTAGGATTATTGGCATTTATTGAAATTATCTGGTTACAATATATCCATTTAAACTTACGTTTGCAATTGGGTATCTTCACACCAATTATAGTTGGGCCACAACACCATAGAATTCATCATTCATTTCAGCCAGAACATATAGATAAGAATTTTGCTGTATTTTTTCCTATTTGGGATATTCTTTTTGGCTCTTACCATCGGGCACGGAAAGGTGAATTTCCAGCGACAGGATTAACTACTGGTGAAAACTACAATAACCTTTGGGATGCTAATATTTTGCCATTTCGAGAATGGTTTGGACAACGCTATTTGGGATCACTAAAAAATAAGTTAGTCCATAAAAAACTATTACGGTAA
- a CDS encoding COG4280 domain-containing protein — MNWSIFLAALGSTGIEFLEVVAIAYAIGSSGYAREAIWGAITGLVVVLLGAIALGTGLQFVPLQALQIIIGLLLLWFGWRWVNKSVRRLAAGRRAGWVDDNVLEKEGIALDQQSPGFSKLNFLIMTKSAALEALEVGVIVITLGLASSAWYEAIAATAVALLLSLVAVVALHQYLVKLPEVLIKLGAGIMLSSLGTFWLGEGIGLEFPFDEFSILILLGLYGGAAAVAIYWLRREVVVE; from the coding sequence ATGAATTGGAGTATCTTCCTAGCTGCACTAGGCAGCACAGGTATTGAATTTTTAGAAGTTGTAGCGATCGCCTATGCTATTGGTAGCTCTGGTTATGCCCGTGAGGCCATTTGGGGGGCGATTACAGGTTTAGTTGTAGTATTACTAGGAGCGATCGCTCTTGGCACAGGATTGCAGTTTGTACCTCTGCAAGCTTTACAAATCATCATTGGTTTGCTTCTGCTGTGGTTTGGTTGGAGATGGGTAAATAAATCTGTACGCAGACTAGCAGCAGGACGGCGAGCAGGTTGGGTTGATGATAATGTTTTAGAAAAAGAAGGTATTGCTTTAGATCAGCAATCACCAGGATTTAGTAAGCTGAATTTTTTGATTATGACTAAAAGTGCTGCTCTGGAGGCTTTGGAGGTAGGTGTAATTGTGATTACACTGGGATTAGCTTCTAGTGCTTGGTATGAAGCGATCGCTGCTACAGCAGTGGCGCTATTATTGTCGCTAGTTGCAGTAGTCGCTTTACATCAATATTTGGTCAAATTGCCAGAGGTGTTAATCAAGCTTGGTGCTGGGATTATGCTGAGTTCCTTGGGAACTTTCTGGTTAGGGGAAGGTATAGGGCTGGAATTTCCTTTTGATGAGTTTTCAATTTTGATTTTGCTTGGGTTATATGGTGGTGCGGCGGCGGTTGCTATTTATTGGTTGAGAAGGGAAGTTGTGGTGGAGTGA
- a CDS encoding VOC family protein, with protein sequence MKTQLLISTNNSLLEVDHIFICVEDAPKVEFFEQAGLMFASPPMQQIERGTASQILFFENFYLELIWVEDEVAAEIYAVRTGIDFLGRSHWRQTQISPFGIALHQQSRATSSFEEEFRRSQPQKTELLLSFSSDNLVTQTEPLCFVIPDAIALPTLLKNFPNFQKQFVSHPLGLRKMTGIEVTVTHTYSVTQPLALLVENGAVQVEQGTSPCLQLTFDNYMQRNILDTRAIGIPIVFKF encoded by the coding sequence ATGAAGACTCAGTTGCTAATTTCGACAAATAATTCCTTGCTAGAAGTTGACCACATTTTTATTTGTGTTGAGGATGCACCTAAAGTTGAATTCTTTGAGCAAGCAGGGTTGATGTTTGCCAGTCCTCCTATGCAGCAGATAGAACGAGGTACAGCCTCACAGATTCTCTTTTTTGAGAACTTTTATCTAGAGTTAATTTGGGTTGAGGATGAAGTCGCTGCTGAAATCTATGCTGTCCGCACAGGTATAGACTTTTTAGGGCGATCGCATTGGCGACAAACGCAAATCTCTCCATTTGGGATTGCTCTGCACCAGCAGTCTCGTGCCACATCCTCGTTTGAGGAGGAATTTCGGCGATCGCAACCCCAAAAAACAGAACTATTATTAAGTTTTTCCAGTGATAATTTAGTCACCCAAACTGAACCTTTATGCTTTGTCATTCCTGATGCGATCGCCTTACCAACTTTATTAAAAAACTTTCCCAACTTCCAAAAACAATTTGTGTCTCACCCACTAGGGCTGAGAAAAATGACAGGAATAGAGGTAACTGTTACTCATACTTACTCTGTAACTCAACCTCTGGCACTGTTAGTAGAGAATGGAGCAGTGCAAGTTGAGCAAGGAACTTCCCCATGTCTACAGTTGACCTTTGACAATTATATGCAGAGGAATATATTAGATACACGAGCGATCGGCATTCCTATAGTTTTCAAATTTTAG
- a CDS encoding DUF3102 domain-containing protein — MRQSRNKDTKDTIITRFDYELLTPEQRTLVEQRTTEIREQLRRTAQDIWEIGQRLAEVRSKLKHGQFDTWLKAEFGWSRRTAYNFINVYETFANRANLAQIDIATSALYLLAAPSTSQKLREQYLEEAKTGKRITHKDLVQTIKHQQKEKTDSITTSEEAIKPEIIAIVPKSSQKDNSPPPVIEVPVTHVEITSQATVKNQFRWWRLGQQHLLFHGDTASPEFFAKIPPVTLAIAVTSDDWDHDWLIEEAATAIILQPFSLQTNTLEQLLTMFSQPGDLVVFPWLPQEDMIAIAHNLQRRVIAGDPSLELCQRAIVASGLSVEEV, encoded by the coding sequence ATGAGACAATCACGTAACAAGGATACAAAAGATACAATTATTACTCGTTTTGATTACGAACTTCTTACACCAGAGCAACGGACGTTAGTTGAGCAGCGCACAACAGAAATCCGAGAGCAGCTAAGGCGGACTGCCCAAGACATTTGGGAGATTGGGCAACGATTGGCAGAAGTGCGTTCTAAACTGAAGCATGGGCAATTCGATACTTGGTTGAAAGCAGAATTTGGTTGGAGTCGTCGGACAGCATACAACTTTATTAATGTGTATGAAACCTTTGCTAACCGTGCAAATCTTGCACAAATTGACATTGCTACCTCTGCTTTATATCTACTTGCTGCACCCTCCACATCTCAAAAACTGCGGGAGCAGTATTTAGAAGAAGCGAAAACAGGTAAGCGCATCACCCACAAAGATTTAGTCCAAACTATTAAACATCAGCAAAAAGAAAAAACTGACTCAATAACTACATCAGAAGAGGCAATCAAGCCGGAAATTATCGCCATTGTGCCAAAATCCAGCCAAAAAGATAATTCTCCACCTCCAGTCATTGAGGTTCCCGTAACTCATGTAGAGATAACATCTCAAGCTACTGTTAAGAATCAATTTCGTTGGTGGCGCTTAGGACAGCAGCACCTATTATTTCATGGTGATACAGCTTCACCAGAGTTTTTTGCTAAAATTCCTCCAGTCACCTTAGCTATTGCCGTGACTTCAGACGACTGGGATCATGATTGGCTGATTGAGGAAGCAGCAACAGCAATCATTCTGCAACCCTTTAGTTTGCAAACAAACACCCTTGAGCAATTATTGACCATGTTTTCCCAGCCAGGAGACTTAGTAGTGTTTCCCTGGCTGCCTCAAGAAGATATGATTGCGATCGCTCATAATTTACAGCGACGAGTAATTGCTGGAGATCCGTCCCTAGAATTGTGCCAACGAGCAATTGTCGCATCAGGGTTGAGTGTCGAAGAAGTTTGA
- a CDS encoding ABC transporter ATP-binding protein/permease, with product MLNFPIWQQFRQIIQPYWFTQPRWGVIFQLLLLVAFSLGSSTFVIFETLQRGELTSSLAQQNVNRFQQAIGFFFSIIIVNIIFISAKNYIQGKISLDWRKCLTSYYLNQYFTKQSFYHLQAFSEVDNPDQRMAEDIKNVTQRLIFLLVMCLDSLVQLIGFIGLLWLISPILMITLLAYAVVGTLITTLVFGRAFVGINLEQLKREADFRYGLVRIRDNAEAIAFYEGQAEESAQMKQRFGRVFANINRLIRWQFNLNIFQNGYQYLTFILPFIILAPQIFSRELELGAVTQSQAAFERVGFALGLIITQFDQLSALTAGIRRLTELTTKMEKITSFEPDSGIQLSEETYIAVNHLTLQLPDRQTKLIQDLSITVLPGQSLLIIGASGVGKTSLLRAIAGFWVEGEGAIKRPPPDRILFLPQRPYMPWGTLRQQLLYPHTEKAIAKETLLQTLNQVHLPNLAGRYGGLDAFVDWSRVLSLGEQQRLAFARLLLSEPAYAILDEATSAVDEETAASLYQKLQETSITYISVGHRTQLLNYHQFVLELRQQQEWQLFSTKDYEK from the coding sequence ATGCTAAATTTTCCAATCTGGCAGCAATTTCGGCAAATTATTCAACCATACTGGTTTACCCAACCACGTTGGGGTGTAATTTTCCAGTTACTACTCCTAGTAGCTTTCTCCTTGGGAAGCAGCACATTTGTAATTTTTGAAACATTACAACGAGGAGAATTGACTTCATCCTTAGCACAGCAGAACGTCAATCGATTTCAGCAGGCAATTGGTTTTTTCTTCAGCATTATAATTGTAAATATTATATTTATTTCTGCAAAAAACTACATCCAAGGAAAAATTAGCCTAGATTGGCGAAAATGCCTCACATCTTACTATCTCAATCAATACTTTACCAAACAATCATTTTATCATTTACAAGCTTTTTCTGAGGTTGATAATCCCGATCAGCGCATGGCTGAGGATATTAAAAATGTCACCCAACGACTAATTTTCCTATTAGTTATGTGTCTGGATTCCCTGGTGCAATTAATTGGTTTTATTGGCTTACTATGGTTGATTTCTCCCATTCTAATGATAACTCTGCTGGCGTATGCAGTGGTTGGGACACTAATCACAACACTAGTCTTTGGACGAGCCTTCGTTGGAATTAACTTAGAGCAACTGAAGCGAGAAGCAGATTTTCGCTATGGTTTAGTGCGGATTCGAGACAATGCAGAAGCGATCGCCTTTTATGAAGGACAAGCAGAAGAATCAGCACAAATGAAACAGCGATTTGGGCGCGTGTTTGCTAATATCAATCGTCTGATTCGCTGGCAATTCAACTTAAATATTTTTCAAAACGGTTATCAATATTTAACTTTTATTTTGCCCTTTATCATTTTGGCACCTCAAATTTTTTCTCGTGAATTGGAATTGGGGGCTGTCACGCAATCTCAAGCAGCTTTTGAGCGAGTGGGATTTGCACTAGGACTAATTATTACTCAGTTCGATCAACTCAGTGCCTTGACAGCAGGAATTAGACGGCTGACTGAACTTACAACCAAGATGGAAAAGATCACATCTTTCGAGCCAGATTCGGGAATTCAGTTGAGCGAAGAGACGTATATTGCCGTTAACCATTTGACACTACAACTTCCCGATCGCCAAACCAAACTAATTCAAGATTTATCTATAACAGTATTACCTGGTCAATCATTATTGATTATAGGAGCAAGTGGAGTAGGTAAAACATCCCTATTGCGTGCGATCGCTGGATTTTGGGTAGAAGGAGAAGGTGCGATCAAAAGACCCCCACCAGACCGCATACTGTTTCTTCCGCAACGTCCCTATATGCCTTGGGGAACTCTGCGCCAACAGTTACTTTATCCCCATACAGAAAAAGCGATCGCTAAAGAAACTCTTCTGCAAACCCTTAATCAGGTTCATCTACCAAATTTAGCTGGTCGTTATGGTGGACTAGATGCCTTTGTTGATTGGTCACGGGTGTTATCTTTGGGAGAACAGCAGAGACTCGCCTTTGCCCGACTGCTATTGAGTGAACCAGCATACGCTATTCTTGACGAAGCGACAAGCGCTGTTGATGAAGAAACCGCAGCCAGTTTATACCAAAAGTTACAAGAAACATCAATCACTTACATCAGTGTTGGACATCGCACCCAATTGCTGAATTATCATCAGTTTGTATTGGAATTACGGCAACAACAAGAATGGCAATTGTTTTCAACAAAAGACTATGAAAAATAG
- a CDS encoding endonuclease domain-containing protein encodes MTHIYNKTSEKSKRQQLRNNMPPAERIVWAKIRGQQIEDCKFRRQYSIDAFVVDFYTPELKLAIEIDGESHYQDGIPEYDYERQAFLESKGTKVVRFTNQEIYQDLDGVLERIRQVICELRGITPP; translated from the coding sequence ATGACACATATATATAACAAGACCTCTGAAAAATCAAAACGGCAACAACTAAGAAATAATATGCCGCCAGCAGAAAGGATAGTTTGGGCAAAAATAAGAGGTCAGCAAATTGAAGATTGCAAATTTCGTAGACAATACAGTATAGATGCATTTGTAGTTGATTTCTATACACCAGAATTGAAACTTGCTATTGAAATTGATGGTGAAAGTCATTATCAAGACGGTATACCAGAATATGACTACGAAAGGCAAGCATTTCTGGAATCAAAAGGTACGAAGGTTGTGAGGTTTACGAATCAAGAGATTTATCAAGATTTAGATGGAGTGCTGGAGAGAATTAGACAAGTTATTTGCGAGTTGAGAGGAATTACCCCACCCTAA
- a CDS encoding sucrase ferredoxin, which yields MKISRRDAEAQREKLSDCRYCSVVSQANGEDPIGTAGTVDEWLLVEVPRPWKAELWQEKPEFQPLLQVVERLASNPMRYFKGRLLAIAPDKAYTHSESVRVFYYQRPAQLFAQYTKQEYLLPLTQVALLAEALLFQPQNLPNFQTYRQPTDHIREILVCTHANYDLACGRFGYPFYQLLRQKYATESDSLRVWQTNHFGGHQFAPTLIDFPTGQLWGHLRADVLDCLIYRQGDVSQLRRFYRGWTGLGKFEQIAEREIWMQLGWDWLNYPKAGRVLAQDEGGVARSLLKGIFKRVPSPKLKFLVARWDEQATWAKVRIDYTNSNNSHRGAYEGTVKLTGTVTSKSKSGDDVPLITVNHYSIDDLLKIRNS from the coding sequence ATGAAAATCTCACGCAGAGACGCAGAGGCGCAGAGAGAAAAATTGAGTGATTGTCGTTACTGTTCGGTGGTTTCTCAAGCTAATGGTGAAGATCCAATTGGCACGGCAGGTACGGTGGATGAATGGTTACTTGTGGAAGTACCGCGTCCTTGGAAGGCTGAACTCTGGCAAGAAAAGCCGGAATTTCAGCCACTTTTGCAAGTCGTGGAACGGTTAGCGTCTAACCCGATGCGCTATTTCAAAGGTCGGCTGTTAGCGATCGCTCCTGATAAGGCTTATACTCATTCAGAATCGGTTAGAGTCTTTTATTATCAGCGTCCAGCCCAGCTATTTGCTCAGTATACCAAGCAGGAATATTTACTTCCTCTAACTCAGGTTGCTCTTTTAGCAGAAGCTCTGTTATTTCAGCCGCAAAATTTACCCAATTTTCAAACTTATCGTCAGCCAACAGACCACATTCGAGAAATTCTGGTTTGTACCCATGCCAATTATGACTTAGCTTGTGGGCGATTTGGCTATCCTTTTTATCAACTCCTACGCCAAAAGTATGCAACAGAATCAGACAGTCTGCGGGTATGGCAAACTAATCATTTTGGTGGACATCAGTTTGCGCCAACGTTGATTGATTTTCCCACCGGTCAACTTTGGGGACACTTGAGGGCGGATGTTTTGGATTGTTTGATTTATCGACAGGGTGATGTTTCCCAGTTGCGTCGTTTTTATCGCGGCTGGACAGGTTTGGGGAAATTTGAGCAAATTGCTGAAAGAGAAATTTGGATGCAGTTAGGGTGGGATTGGCTAAATTATCCTAAAGCTGGGCGCGTTTTAGCACAAGATGAAGGTGGTGTGGCGCGATCGCTCCTTAAAGGTATATTTAAACGTGTTCCATCCCCAAAATTAAAATTTCTGGTTGCAAGATGGGATGAGCAAGCAACTTGGGCAAAAGTACGGATTGATTACACAAATAGCAATAATAGCCACCGAGGTGCATACGAAGGTACCGTTAAATTAACGGGAACAGTCACTAGTAAAAGCAAATCTGGAGATGATGTACCCCTGATTACCGTCAACCACTACAGCATAGATGATCTATTAAAAATTCGTAACTCGTAA
- a CDS encoding ABC transporter ATP-binding protein/permease, whose product MLHQFWRVGKLYWLSQQRWKAVALLLLLLFLSLLGTGLLIAVSIFLGEMESSLAAADKNRFSQAVSIFLGVLFIGVPIISLKVYIQGKLNLFWRQWLTDSFLNKYFSQQNFYRLTAYSEIDNPDQRIAEDIQNFTQQCLYFAIVISDSILQLIGFSGLLWGISQPLMVFLIVYAIAGTVVTTIAFGRILVGINLEQLKREADFRYGLIRIRDNAEAIAFYQGETVESQELWQRFLGVFSNFTRLIRWQLGLDLFQNSYQYITFLLPTLVLAPQILSGELEIGVSAQAGVAFRSILIALGLIVSQFEQLSALAAAVTRLDELQTVIKLPHPNPPLAKGRELDFPVYSLAKGKELDSPISPLCKGGLRGVIPKEKDGEGCTVLNWVEDTCLSFQNVTLQTPDYQTVLVQDLSFTLAVGESLLISGKSGVGKTSLLRALAGLWEAGSGTITHPERSRLLFLPQRPYMVLGSLRQQLLYPNSDRVVAKDELLQVLKQVNLTNLVERTAVLDTVEDWGRVLSVGEQQRLAFARLLLQSPQYAILDEATSALDENNQTLLYGLLQKTDITYISVGHRSSLRSFHRRMLELQGDGKFILSLLGDA is encoded by the coding sequence ATGCTGCATCAGTTTTGGCGAGTTGGGAAACTTTACTGGCTTTCACAACAGAGATGGAAGGCAGTTGCACTATTATTGTTATTGCTTTTCCTATCCCTTTTGGGAACAGGCTTACTGATTGCAGTTAGTATTTTTTTGGGAGAAATGGAATCTTCCTTAGCAGCAGCAGATAAAAATCGCTTTTCCCAAGCAGTTAGTATATTTTTAGGGGTGTTATTTATCGGTGTACCGATTATTTCTCTGAAGGTATACATTCAAGGGAAACTAAATTTATTTTGGCGACAATGGTTAACAGATTCTTTTCTGAATAAATACTTTTCTCAACAGAATTTTTATCGCCTCACCGCCTATTCTGAAATTGATAATCCCGATCAGCGAATTGCCGAAGATATTCAAAATTTTACTCAACAATGCCTTTACTTTGCTATTGTCATATCGGATTCAATTTTGCAACTCATCGGGTTCTCTGGACTCCTGTGGGGAATTTCTCAGCCGTTGATGGTGTTTTTAATCGTTTACGCGATCGCTGGCACGGTGGTGACAACAATCGCTTTTGGGCGGATCTTGGTTGGGATTAACTTGGAGCAACTCAAACGGGAAGCAGATTTTCGTTATGGCTTGATTCGGATTCGGGATAATGCTGAGGCGATCGCATTCTACCAAGGTGAAACTGTAGAATCTCAAGAGCTTTGGCAACGTTTCTTGGGCGTTTTTAGTAACTTTACTCGCCTGATTCGCTGGCAGTTGGGCTTAGATTTATTTCAGAACAGCTATCAATACATTACATTCTTACTGCCAACATTGGTTCTGGCTCCTCAGATTCTCTCTGGTGAGTTGGAAATTGGTGTATCTGCTCAAGCCGGAGTTGCGTTTCGCAGTATTTTGATTGCTTTGGGTTTAATTGTCAGTCAATTTGAGCAATTAAGTGCTTTAGCAGCAGCCGTGACTCGGCTTGACGAGTTGCAAACAGTTATTAAATTACCCCACCCTAACCCTCCCCTTGCAAAGGGGAGGGAACTAGATTTTCCTGTTTACTCCCTTGCAAAGGGGAAGGAACTAGATTCTCCGATCTCCCCCCTTTGCAAGGGGGGATTAAGGGGGGTAATTCCTAAAGAAAAAGATGGTGAGGGGTGTACTGTTCTCAACTGGGTTGAGGATACTTGTCTGAGCTTTCAGAATGTCACACTGCAAACACCTGATTATCAAACAGTTTTAGTACAGGATTTATCCTTCACCCTTGCTGTTGGGGAATCTCTGTTGATTAGTGGTAAAAGCGGTGTTGGTAAAACTTCCTTACTCCGTGCTTTAGCAGGGTTATGGGAGGCTGGCTCTGGAACAATTACTCATCCAGAGCGATCGCGCCTTCTATTTTTACCCCAACGTCCCTACATGGTTCTGGGTAGTTTGCGACAGCAGTTACTTTATCCCAATTCTGATAGAGTCGTGGCAAAGGATGAACTTTTGCAAGTTTTGAAGCAAGTAAACTTAACTAATTTAGTTGAACGAACTGCGGTATTAGATACAGTTGAAGATTGGGGGCGAGTACTATCAGTGGGAGAACAACAACGGTTGGCTTTTGCCCGCTTGTTGTTGCAGTCGCCACAATACGCGATTCTCGATGAAGCCACAAGCGCTTTAGATGAGAACAATCAAACCCTACTATATGGGTTATTACAAAAAACCGACATCACTTATATTAGCGTTGGGCATCGTTCTTCACTGCGCTCTTTCCATCGCCGGATGTTGGAACTACAAGGTGATGGTAAGTTTATACTGTCTTTGCTTGGGGATGCTTAA
- a CDS encoding LLM class flavin-dependent oxidoreductase: MDFSLFYFDGDGSVARPHQYQLLIESAKFADENGLTAIWTPERHFHAFGGLYPNPAITSAAIAMITKQVQLRAGSFVLPLHDPVRATEEWAVVDNLSQGRVAIAFASGWTVDDFVLAREPHVNRKAVMWRDLEVMRKLWRGDSVERQDATGKVFSVKTLPRPVQTELPIWITCQSSETFVEAGKLGAHVLTSLLAGTLDEIAPKIKLYRNSLAKHGHDPQAGKVALMIHTFLGDDINEVKEKVTQPFCNYLKTHYELIESLAKSMGLKVSLKNFSEDDIDSILQFGVEGFMKGRSLIGTPDSCRPFVEEIRAAGVDEIACLIDFVQDYDLVMSSLPFVSQLQQKLAPALR, translated from the coding sequence ATGGATTTTAGCCTGTTTTATTTCGATGGTGATGGCTCCGTTGCTCGTCCTCATCAATACCAACTTTTAATCGAAAGCGCGAAATTTGCTGACGAAAATGGTTTAACAGCTATTTGGACTCCAGAACGGCATTTTCACGCTTTTGGGGGACTTTACCCAAATCCAGCAATTACTAGTGCCGCGATCGCTATGATTACTAAACAAGTACAATTGCGTGCTGGTAGTTTTGTCTTACCTTTACACGATCCTGTCCGAGCTACTGAAGAATGGGCGGTAGTAGATAATTTATCACAGGGAAGAGTAGCGATCGCTTTTGCTTCTGGTTGGACTGTGGATGATTTCGTCTTAGCTCGTGAACCCCATGTCAATCGCAAAGCCGTAATGTGGAGAGATTTGGAGGTAATGCGAAAACTCTGGCGGGGCGATTCGGTTGAACGTCAGGACGCTACAGGGAAAGTCTTCTCAGTAAAAACACTGCCTAGACCTGTACAAACAGAGCTTCCTATTTGGATCACTTGCCAGTCTTCAGAAACTTTTGTGGAAGCTGGGAAACTGGGAGCGCACGTCTTAACTTCGTTACTCGCTGGTACATTAGATGAGATTGCGCCCAAAATTAAACTTTACCGCAATTCCCTAGCAAAACATGGACACGATCCCCAAGCAGGGAAAGTGGCACTGATGATTCATACTTTTTTAGGGGATGATATCAACGAAGTTAAAGAAAAAGTTACACAACCTTTCTGTAATTACCTCAAAACCCACTACGAATTAATAGAAAGTTTGGCGAAGAGTATGGGCTTAAAAGTCAGCCTGAAAAACTTCTCTGAAGACGATATCGATAGTATACTACAATTTGGTGTGGAAGGATTTATGAAAGGGCGATCGCTCATTGGTACGCCCGACAGTTGTCGCCCCTTTGTTGAAGAAATTCGCGCCGCAGGTGTAGATGAAATAGCTTGTCTAATTGACTTTGTACAAGATTACGATTTGGTAATGTCAAGTTTACCGTTTGTGAGTCAATTACAACAAAAATTAGCTCCAGCGCTGAGGTAA